In Blastocatellia bacterium, the sequence GCAGTTGCTCGAAACGCGCTTCGGTATCCGCAAAGTTCTGATTACGCCTTCGGGCACGACGGCGCTCGAAATGGCGGCGATGCTCTGCGACCTGGGGCCGGGCGACGAAGTCATCATGCCGTCGTTCACCTTTTCTTCGACCGCCAATGCCGTTATTCGCTGTGGCGCGCGTCCAGTCTTTGTTGACATACGGCCCGACACCCTCAACCTCGACGAGACCTTGATCGAAGCGGCCATCACGCCGCGCACGCGGGCGATCATCCCGATTCACTATGCCGGCGTCGGCTGCGCGATGGATGAAGTGATGAAGACCGCGGCGGCGCACGGCTTATTGGTGATCGAAGACGCCGCGCAAGGCGTCAACGCTTTCTATGGCGGCAAACCTCTGGGGGCCATCGGCCACCTCGGCGCTTATAGCTTTCATTACACCAAGAACTATCTCTGCGGCGAAGGCGGCGCGCTGACCGTCAATGCGCCCGACCTGATCGAGCGCGCCGAGATCATCCGCGACAAGGGCACCAACCGCAAACAGTTCTTGCGCGGCGAAGTCGACAAGTACACCTGGGTTGATGTCGGTTGCTCGTCTGCGCCCGGCGAAATCGTCTGCGCCTTCCTCTACGCACAACTGGAACAGATGGACGCCATCACGCAGCGGCGGCGCGAGATTTATGCGTTCTATCAGCGCCGCCTTGAGCCGCTGGCGCGCGCCGGTTTGCTCGGCCTGCCGACGATTCCCGACGACTGCGAGAGCAATTACCATCTGTTCTACATCCTGCTGCCAACGGCTTCGATGCGCGACCAGTTGATGAGCCATCTGCAAGCGCAAGGCATTCAGGCGGTCTTTCATTATGTGCCGCTGCACTCTTCGCCCTTCGGCAAACGCTTCGGCGACCGTCAGCTTCCGGTGACAGACCAGTTGAGCGCCCGCTTGCTCAGGCTGCCGTTCTTCAACGACATCACTACGGATGAGCAGGCCGAAGTCGTCGAGCAGATCGCGGCCTTCCTGAAACAGACGCCGGAAGACAACCGCCGCGAGCCTTACGTTCTTGCCGCCGGCCAGCCAGAGGAACCCGCGCCATGAGCCGCGCGACCGAGGCTGGCGCGTCCGCGTCGGCCCCTGACCTGTCGGTCGTCATCCCGGTCTATCGCAGCGAGGATTGCTTGCCGGCGCTGGTTAGCGCCATCGAGCAGGCGCTTGTGCCTGTGGGCCGGACGTATGAAGTCGTCCTCGTCAACGATTGCTCGCCCGACCAGTCGTGGAAGGTCATCCGCGCCCTGTGCCGCGACCACGCCAACATTATCGGCGTCGATTTGCGCCGCAACTTTGGACAGGACAACGCCATCATGACCGGCCTGCGGCTGGCGCGCGGGCGCTATGTCGCCATCATGGATGACGACCTGCAACACCACCCGCGCGATTTGCCGGCGCTGCTCGACAAAGCCGAGGAAGGCTATGATGTCGTCTACGCAGACTTTCGCGTCAAGCGACAGAAGGCATGGAAAAATCTCGGCAGCTGGTTCAATGGCAAGGTCGCCGAATGGGTCATCCACAAGCCGAAAGAGATTTATCTGTCGCCTTACAAAGTCATCCACAGTGAAGTCGCCAAGCTGATCTGCGCTTATGACGGCCCGCGCCCTTACGTAGACGGATTGCTGTTCCAGGTGACTTCACGCATCACGCAACTGCCGGTCGAGCATCACACGCGTTTCGCTGGCCGCAGCACTTACACCTTCTGGGGGTCTGTGCGGGTCTGGGCGCGGCTGGCCTTCTCGTTTTCGGTGCAGCCGCTCAGGCTGGTCACCTGGTTCGGCTTCAGCTTCGCGTTCCTCGGCCTGGTGCTGACGCTCGTAGTCGTCGGCTACCGCCTGCTCTTCCCCGAAGCCTTCTCGAATGCGGTGGCCGGCTGGGCGTCGTTGATGGTTGCGCTGCTGCTGGTCGGCGGCATTCAGATGGTCTTCTTCGGCATCCTCGGCGAATACACCGGACAGACCTATCTGCGCGTCAATAACAAACCGCAGGCGGCCATCCGCGAAGTCATCAACCGCGAGCGGACCGCGCAACCGCGGATGGCCCGGCAAGAGGTGAGCCTTGGCAACCAGTCTGATCTATAAAAGCACGCCGCTTTATCAACTGGTCATGCGCACGCTCTATGGCCGCCACCTCGACTCGCGTTACCGCGTCATCGCCGAATTGATTGCTACCGGCGCAAGCGTGCTCGATCTTTGTTGCGGGCCGCCGATCCTCTTCAAGCGCCACTTGCGGCAAAGGGGCGTGCGCTATATGGGGCTCGACATCAATGCCGGGTTCATCGAGCAACTGGTCAGCAGCGGCGGTCGGGGGCAGGTCTGGGACTTGCGCAAAGATGAGCCGTTGCCGCCCGCCGATTACGTCATCATGCAGGGCGCATTGTATGATTTCTTACCCGATGCCTTGCCCGTGGTCGAGCGCATGTTTGCGGCGGCTCGGCAGCAGGTGATCATTGCCGAGCCGATTCGCAATCTGGCAAACAGCCAGTGGCCCTTGATGCGGTGGGTCGCGCGGCATCTGACCGATCCCGGCTCGGGAGCGCAGCCGCACCGCTTCACCGAGCAGACGCTGGACGATTTTTTCGCCGCTTACGCCGAACAGCTTGATCGGGCTTTCTTGATTCCGGGGGGACGTGAAAAAGTTTACGTCTTCAATAAACGCTGACGGCGGCTGATGAACGCGATGGCAACGAGCGAACAGGAGATCGAGCAAGACAAGCCGAGCGCGCGCCGCCGGGCGCTTGCCGACCGTTTGCCGCTCGTCATTACGCTGGTTGCGGGCGCGGTCTGTTACGGGTTGTTCTATCGCCGCGGGCTGGGACTGGCGGTCATCGGCTACAGCGTCGCGCCGACCGAGCGCGTCCTGCAAGGCGAAGTGCCTTACCGCGATTTCCTCTTCAACTACACGCCGGGCATTCTGTGGCTGAACGCGCTGCTGATGAAGTGGTTCGGCGTAACGCTACTGACGGTGCGCGCAGGGCTGCTGGTGACGCGGCTGCTGACGCTGGCGCTGGTCTATCATCTGGCGCGGCGGCTCGCGGGCTTCTGGCTGGGCTTGCTGCCGGTGGCGCTGACGGTTGCGTGGCTTGGCTACGAGCACCTGTTCAATCCCTACCCGGATGTTTACTTCATGCCGCTGGCGCTTGCGGGCCTGCTCTGTGCGCTCAATTACGATCAGTCGTCGCGCGCCGGCTGGCTGTTGCTCGGAGGGCTGGCGGCGGGCGGCGTCTTTCTCTTCAAGCACAACGTCGGCGTCTTTGTGATGGGCTGTGGCCTGATCGCTCTGGGGCTGCGCGAATGGGCGGTCGGCGCTTACCAAACGCGCGGCGAGATGGCTCGCGGGTTGGTGCAGCGCGCGGCGATTTACTTAATCGGCTTTGGCTCTGTGGTCGCCGCGATGGCGGCCTATCTATATTCGCGGCACGCGCTCGGCGCGATGGTCGAACACTTCCGGCACCACGCCGCGGCCTACAGCGAATCGCGCGCCATCGGCTTGCCGTCGCCGAAACAGCTCTGGCCGCTGGCGCTCGGCCTGGCGGTCGCTTTCGTTGGCGCGGTGATGATCATTAAGCGAGCGCCGCGCCTCTTAGCGGCTTTCGTTACGCTGATGACTGCGCTGATGGCGGCGCTGGTCTTATGGCCCGGTCGCGCTTTCATCTTCAAGCAGGCGGCGACCGCGGCGGTCGCTTACCTGCCGCCGACGTTGTTCGCACTGGCGGCGGCGGCGGCGCTGTGGCCGGGCGTCCGGGCATTGCGTTCATCAAGCAACGAGCCGGCGTTCAGAGACCGGCTGAACGCCACGCGACAAGCGATAGCGAGCAAGTTTCAAACGCGCGAGGCGCGGCGCGAATGGTGGCAACGCAATGGCGCAATGCTCACAGTGATGCTGTACGCGCTGGGCGTTTACCTGGAGATGTTCCCGCGCGCCGATTACTATCATCTGGTGCGTGTGCTGCCGCCGGTCTTCTTGCTGTTGCTGGCCGCCCTGCCGCGGGCGCGGCCGGTGATCGAAAGCGGCTTGCGATCACGACTCGCGGCGGCGCCACGCGCAGGGTGGCTGGTGATTTTGCTGCCGGTCTTTTTGCTTGTCGTCACCGGCTGGCAGGCGACGTGGCGGCCGCAATTCGATGGCCGCTTCCGCTTCGTCAATCGCCACGAACTGGCCATTGAGCGCGGGCGCGGCATCCTGGTCGGCCAGCAGCAGGCGGCGCTGGTTGATGGGCTGGTCAAGCTGATTCAAGACAACAGCGCGGCGGACGAGCCGATCTTTTCGTTTTCGCAGCGCGCCAGCGCGCTCTACTTTCTCGCGGCCCGCCGCAACCCGACGCGCTTCTTGTGGTGGCGCTCAGTCGGCATCAGCCGCGCAGAGCGCGATGGCGTGATGCAGATGATCAGCGAGCGCCAGCCGAAGCTCGTCATCGTTCAGGAGATTGCCGCGACCGAGAAGACTCGCGAGTTCATCGGCCAGTATTACCGCCGCCTCGGCGCGGTCGCCGATCTCGCGGTCTACGGGCGTGATTAGCATCGAGTTTCGATTGGATTGTGATTAGTGATGACAAGTACAGAAATGAGCGCAGACGAAATTCGCCTCGACCGCTACGTGCTGGCGGTGTGGCGCGCGAAATGGTGGATCATCCTGCTGGCGCTGCTAGCGACAGGTGTGGCGGCCTTTCTCGCCAACCGCCAGCCCGCTTCGTATGAGGCGACGGCGCTGGTCGAAGTCGGGCGCGTGTGGAATCAGCCGCTCAAGGATTTATTCATCACCGCCGAGACCGCCAACAGTCCGGGCTTCATCCACGATCTGGCGGGCAAGCTAGGCGTAGCGCCCAAGCAACTGCTGCGCGCCGTACAGGCCGAGGCGTATGTCAGTGGCGTGCCTCATGCGCGTTACGCCATCCTGATTCGCATCGTGGCGACGACCGATAATCCTGATCAGTCGGTGCGCTTCGCACAGGCCGTGGCCGACGAGATCGTCGCCTGGCACGCGCAGATTTATGAAGAGGCGATGCGTCCGCACCTGGCGCGTCAGCAGCAGCTTGAGGAGCAACTCAAGCCGTTGCAGTCGTCACCGACAACGCGCGATACATCTCTCAAGATCGAATCGGAATTAGAAGAAGTGAAGACCAACAACACGTCGCCACTGCTGACGGCAAAGACGCATCTGGTAGAGCGAATCGTCGCAGGCGGCGGCAGCAAGCCGCCCATCTGGCGCAGCGCCGCAAGCTGGGGCCTGGCCGCGGCGCTCGCCGGCGTCGTCCTGGCGCTGATCATCGGCCACTTAAAGAGCCGCGTGCGGTAATACCAATTAAGGCTTTGCCACCAAGACACCAAGCCTCACGATCTTCTTATAGCGGTTTGCCAATGCGTGCGACCTGGACGCAAGCGGCCTTCTTCAGCCGATGAATTTATAGCCGAGCCCGTGAACGGTGAGGATGTATTGCGGGTGGCGCGGGTTGGTTTCGAGCTTCTGCCGCAGCCATGCGACGTGCACGTCAACGGTGCGCGTCGAGGGCATGGCGTGATAGCCCCACACTTCATTCAACAGGGTGTCGCGGGTGATGGCCGATTCGCGGTGCTCGATGAAATAGCGCAGCAGGGCGAACTCGCGCGCCGACAGCTCGACCGGCTGGCCGTCGCGGGTCACTTCGGCTTTGCGAAAGTCAATGCGCACTTTGCCGAACTGATAGACCTCGGCGGTATCAAGCGTTGCCGCCGGGGCGCGGCGCAGCAGCGCTTCGATGCGCGCCAGCAGCTCGATCATTTCGAAAGGCTTGGTCAAATAATCGTCGGCGCCGAGCTTCAGGCCGACGACCTTATCCACCACCTGACCGCGCGCCGTCAGCATCAGCACAGGCGTTCGCACGCCTTGTTGGCGCAGGTCGCGGCAAACATCAAAGCCATTCTTGCGCGGCAGCATCACGTCGAGCAGGATGACGTCGAAGCCTTCGGTTGCGGCGCGCTGCAAACCGCTTTCGCCATCGCGCGCCGCCTCGACCGCGTAGCCTTCTTTGCCCAAGCGGTCGCTTAGGGTTAGCACCAATCCGGGCTCGTCTTCGATGAGCAGAATGCGCTTGGTCATATCAACAAGGAGTCAGGAGTCAGAATGAAAGCGGCGGCGACAGCCGGCTTCCTTCTTCATTCTGACTCCTGACACCTGACTCCTGACTCCTGTTTTCTGCCCCCTGCATCAAGGCCGGCAAGATCAGCGTGAAGGCGCTGCCGCGCCCGGCGGCGGTCTGAACGCGGACGCGCCCGCCGTGCGCTTCGACGATATGCTTGACCAGACTCAACCCCAGGCCGTTGCCATGAATCTGTGCCGCGGTGACTTCGGCGCCGCGATAAAATGGCTCGAAGATGTGCGGCAAATCGCTTGCGTTGATCCCCAGGCCGCGGTCTTCGACGGTGACCTGCACCTCGTCAGCCGCGGCCTTTGCGGTTACACGAATCCAGCGCGGCTCGCCGCCATACTTCATCGCGTTGTTCAGCAAGTTCTGCACCGCGCGGCTGAGCGCCGCCGCGTCTGCCGCAACAGGCGGGAGCTTGGCGGCGAGCTGTTTTTCGACCGTAAAATCGCCTTCTTCGATGAGCGGCGCACAGGCCGCCAACGCGCTTTCGATCACCTCAAGGGCGTCCGCCGGTCGCAGGGCGTAGGCTTTGCGGCCCGATTGAATGCCGGCGAATTCCAGGGCTTGCTCGATCATTGCCGATAGCCGCCGGCCTTCGCTTTCGATCAGCGAGCCATAGCGGCGAACCTGCTCGCCTTCTTCGATGACGCCATCGGCGAGGTTCTCGCCCGCCGAGCAGATGACCGCTAGCGGCGTGCGCATCTCGTGCGAGACGCCGGCGACGAACTCCATCTGTTGGCGGGCCAGGCGCTCGGCTCGGCGCGTCGATGCCAGAATCATGGCGATGCTGAGGCTCAGCAGCAGCAAGATGCCGAAGCTGACGGCGAGATTGCGCCGCCGCGCCGCGCCGACTGCCGCGTCGAGCGAGCCGGCGCGGTGCTGAAGCGCCAGCAGCCAGCGCCCCGCTTCCGTATCGTCCGCCAGAGCGTCCGACAGCCTGTCTTTGTCGAGGGCGCTTTTGACCACAGCGCCATCGCGCTTCATCGCCAGATTGAAGAAGCGGACGGCGGTATGTTCTTTCTTGCCGGCGGTCGTCGTAGACTGCTCGATCTCGTGGGTGACGCCTTCAATGCGAACCGGCGATTCGGCGCGCACGCCGAACAGCGCGCCGCTGGCATCAGCCGCCGCCAGGATGTTCGCCGCCGCGCCGCTCTCTGTTTGATAAATTACACTGGCCGGATTATCGCGACGCGTGATGACGAGCCGGTAATCCAGGCCGTCGCCGCCCGTGAAGTAACGCGCCGCCAGTCGTGGAATCATGTAGTTGTGGATGCAATTAGCATCAAGGGTAACGATGACATGGCTGGTGACAGGAGCAGGCGGCGTCAGGCCGGGCTGTTCGAGCATAAGCGGGTCGGCGACCGCCATGACGAGCGCCATCGCATCGCCGTCAATCACCTCAACGGCGGATCGATAGACGAAACGCGACGACTGAAGCGCGTCTTCGTACTCCTGCTCCAGTGTGGCGCGCAACGGTAGCAGCCCGGAGGGCCAGTCCGTCGGCGTGAAGCTCAGCGCGGCGCGCTCGAAGCGGTAAGCCTGCAAGCGGCCCGCAGCGGTGGGCTGACCGGCAGCGGGCTCGACGAGATAGACGCCGCTGACCAGTTGCGGATAAGGCGCGGACTGCGCCCATTGATCGTAGCGGCGCGCGTAAGTCTGCCAGTCGCGCGCACGCTCAGTGCGCGCATCCATGCGCAGGCTCAAGCAGGCGCGCGACAGTTCGCGATCAAAGTCCTGCGTGAAATTGGCGACGGCCGTCTTGAGGCTCGCTTGCATGCGGTCGCGCTCGGCGCGGCTGACTTCGCCAAGCCAGCGGAATTGCAATACGGCCAGCAGCGGCAGCAGCGCAATCAGCGCCACGACCAGCACAAGCATCAACGACGGCTTGCGTTTCCAGTGCTTCACAGGGGCGATTATAACATCACGTCTTCGCGCCGTGTTCGTCGCCGCGCCGATTTTACATCCTTAACATATGCCAGCGTCGAAGCCCCGCGGCAGCTGAGTAAATCACTTGATCTTCTTCGCCCGAATGTCCCGCCCGCCCCTGTTAATCACCAGAGCGGTGACCTGACCCGCTTCGTCTTTGACAAACGTAGCCTCGGCACTTGCGGTAACTTGTATCGGCGGCGGCATAGGTTTTCGCCGCCCACAGCCGGGCCGTGTGGTAGGAATGCCGCGGGCCTGCCTTGCAATGCAATGTGCCTTGCAATATGCTGCCGCTCGGGGCCCCGCTGAACGCGGGCGTTAGGTGCTCAATATGCTTTCAGTCGGCCAGGCGAGGATGAAGGTATCCTCAGAAACACCAACCCCAGAACACGGAGACTCAAATGAGAAAGCTCAAAATCATCGAACACATCTCGCTGGACGGCGTGATCCAGCACTCCGACGATGACGACGATTTCCCCTACAGCGACTGGACCGCGCCCTATCGGACCCCCGCGGGCCGGGATGCACTCATCGCCGCGCAGGGCGCGAGCTTCGACCTGCTGCTCGGCCGTCGCACCTACGATATCTGGTCGGGCTTCTGGCCAAAGGCGCCGAGCAGTCCGATGGCGGACGGCCTCAATGCGGCAACAAAATATATCGCAACCCACCGTCCGGAGAGTCTTGAATGGGGCCCGTTCGAGGGCCTTGGACCGGACATCGTCGAGGGCGTTGGCCGCCTCAAGTCGCAGGACGGCCCGGAGCTTATCCTCTGGGGTAGCTCCACGCTGACATCGACGCTGCTCGAACATGGGCTTGCGGATGAAGTCCTGCTGGTCGTCTATCCGGTCCTGTTAGGCACGGGGAAGCGCTTCTTTGCGGAGGGAACCCCGGCACGGTCATTCGAGCTTGTCAGCACGACAGCAATGCCGTCCGGCATCATCCTCAGTACTTACAAGGTCGCCGGGCCTTTGAAGACCGCCTAACCCCGACTGCACCGGAGCCGTCGCAGCGCAATCATCCCTTGCTCATCATGGCAAAGGCGGGCCGGACGAAGTAGCCGTTAGCGCGGCTGTTCGGCTCGCCGCTTTTTGTAATCGCGGGATGAGCGGCGCGGGCTAAAGCGGCGCGCCCCTCCTTTGTAGGGTTAGCTTTTTTCTCATCTTATTGTGATGGATCATTACTGCTCATTAAGTCTTGGAAGCGCGAGGCTGAGCGCCGGTTTTTGCAATCGGAATCAGACGCGTTCTTCTTGGATTTGGCGTCTCTCATTGTGTAAAATCAGCTGTCATACCCGTTCGCTATTGCGTTTGCTTGAAGGGGTGATACTTCTGGCAGCTCCTCAAAATAGTCCGCTAATAGATGGGTAGTGAGGAATGAGAATTCGTATTCTGTCTGATTCGCCGTCTAAGGCGAGTGCGTTACGGATCAAATTCTTCAGACAGGTATGGATTTATGAAGTCGAATTAGGCCCTGGCGAATCTAGGATCGCTAATCTAAACCAGATAGCACGAGATCGGGACACTCGATGATGCGAAAACGCCAATAAACAGGGCTTAATCTCAATGTCGAATATACCACCTTCTGCATTCCGGTTTAGAGAGTTCTTGATGTCGAACGGAGTTTATCACTAACCTATGCAATGTTTGCCACACAAACCCAAAGTATTCATTAGCCATAGCACTAAAACCGGAGATCCACTCGCTGTTTGCTTTCTGGATCGCCTCTATCAAACGCTCAAGCAAGCCAGAAACAACGACGGGACAGAAGCGTTTGAAGTCCTGTTGGATAAGACAAACATACTGACAGGCGAGAAGTGGAGCGAGGTGATTCGGGAGTGGGTGTTAAGCTGCGATGCAGCGATTGTCTTGCTCTCCGAAGCCGCCGCCCGTTCTGATTATGTTAAGCAGGAGGTTACGCTATTACAGCAACGTCGGCAATTTCATCCTAATCACTTGATGCTGCTTCCTGTTTGTTTCCCCCAAGTGACGGAGGCGTACCTGAAGAAGCGAATGGGGCCGCAGCAGATTACCGAAAGACAAATGCTGAGGCTTACTGAAACCAACGAAGCCCAGGTTTTGGAGGAACTGCTTTTATTTCTCAACCTACTTCCCCAACGCATCCCCCAACACAAAATCGAAGAACATCTCTTCTCGTTTTTTTGCTTTTCATTTGCTGATGAAGAGTTAAAGAGGATCAGTGATGCGCTGGCCATCGGGCCGTTGCTGGCAGGAGCCCAAATAGATCGCGCACAAATGATTGTCCGCGCGCTGCTAAGGGCGGAGACTGAGCCCAGTGTCTTTCGTTTCCGCAGGCTGCGCACGATGCTGGATGGAATGCGTATCAAGAAGCTTGATCAATGCCAACGGTCGCTGTTGCTAGACTTTGTCTTCCCCTTTTGTTGGGTCAACGCCGAAGCCGCCAGCAAACTGCCCGACATCGCGGCGCGAGTGCCCAGAACGCGGGCTGTAGCATGGGCGCGCGAGTGGGGCCTGAGCGAAAGAATGTATCTGCTACGCGGCTACTGCCATCCGCGCGCCTGTGCGGTCTATGTTTCCAATTTGGACGGCGGCGGCCGTAAACCCATCGGCAGTCATGATAGCTTCCTGGAGCATATCGTAAGTTGCTTGTATCATGCCTTCTTTCATCGTCCTCCAAAAGGCAGATATGAAGATGCCAGAGAGAAGCTTCGCAAGGTAATTGAAGATCGCGAGCAGGAGGGCGAGCCCGTATTTTTAATCATTCCGCTTGACGCTGTAGATAAAGACAGAGCCGAAATGATCCTCGACGAATTCCCCAACGTTACACTCTTTTTCCATAGCGAAACGCTGACGCAAACCGGGTTCGCTGATCTGGAATTGCCCTGCGCCGATTTTCTCGCGCCGCCGCTTGATCTTGAGACTGAACGCGATGCCTATGTGGAATATGGTCGGCTGCTGAAATTGATCGGTGAACCGCTCGACAGACTCGACAACCCGTAAGGATTAGTGCCATGAAGTACGCCACAGTGTTTGACCCTAAATATCCGTTGCTGCCTCCTACCGGCAAGCCAGCCGCCGGGCGTGACTTACGTGATGGCTCATTTTATGTCTTCACTGAGCCGCTAGAGCGAGACCCGACAGTGCTGGTCGTCAAAGTAGCGCTCGCTACAGGTCGCCCATTGCTGCTATGCGGTGCGCCGGGGTCGGGCAAATCCTCGCTAGCCGCGTTCGTGGCGCGAACGATGAACTGGAACTATTTCGAGCAAGTCATCACCTCGCGCACCAGAGCGCAGGATTTGATGTGGAGCTTCGACGCAGTCCGGCGGTTGCGCGACGCGCAGGCCCGCAGCGAAGTGGAAGAACTAACCGCTTACATTGAACCACGTGTGCTGTGGTGGGCCTTCAATCCTGTGGACGCACTCCGGCGCGGTCGGTCCGCCCCGCCTCAGCCGGACACTCCGCCGACCGAAGGTGATGAGGGTCAGCGCAACGCTATGCTGCGCGGTTACCTTCATCCGAGCGTCGTGCTGCTGGATGAAATAGATAAAGCCGACCCTGATGTGCCTAACGACCTACTAGTCGCCATCGGCTCGCAGCGTTTCCGCGTCACAGAGACCGATCACGAAGTTAAATCTGAGCTAACACCTCTGGTCATCATTACCTCAAACAATGAACGCGCTTTGCCAGCCGCGTTCGTGCGCCGCTGCATTGTACACCGGCTCGAACCTCCCGACGCGGTCAGGTTGGTGGAGATAGCCAATCAGCATTTCCCTGAGCAGGGGCAGCAGCAGGAGTTGTTTAAGCAACTTGCCGCCAGGGTCGTGGAAATGAGGGGCAACGCGGCCGAGCGCGGGGGACCGACGCCGAGCACACCTGAGTATCTGGACGCCGTGCGCGCCTGTCTTCAACTTAACATCTTTCCCGGAGACACTCCTGAATGGCGGATCATCCAGGCGGCCGTTTTCGACAAGCAGGTGGAAGGATGAGACATCTCGGCGGCGAAATCTTCCTTGGCGATCTGGCGCGCGCCATTGCAGCCATAGGCTGCAGCGATCCGCAAATAACCGCCACTATCGCCCGGTCGCTTGGGTTCAGACTCGAACAACTTGACGCCGCGCCGCAACTTGATGCGCCGCCGCCGCTCGAAGCCGCCGAGATTACGCCGCTACCGTTCCAATCTGACGTAACGACCCAGCAGAATGATAACGAAGATAAGTCTGAGCCCCCGACTGAATCTCCCTCTGATGAACGCGTCCAATATGACATCACCGAGCCTGATGTCGAGCGTATTCCGGCTGCTTCGCAGCCGGCGCCGCAACCGGCGGCCCCCTGGCCAGAGTGGGAGCGCGTTGCTGCCTTTAGCTTGCGCTATCGCCCGCTATTTTTGCCGCAATGGACGAGGGGCCTGTTGAGCGAAGCGGCGGCGAGCTGGCGTGAGGATGGCGCGGTGGACATCCCTCGTACCGTGGAGGTTCTGGCGCTTAGCGCAGCGCCAGCTGAGTTGCCCCGTCTTTACGCACTGACGCTGGCGCGCGGCTGCCAGGTGATGATTGATGTCAGCGACGGAATGGCTCCCTTCGCCGGAGATTGCTGGCAGTTGGTTGATTCTCTGCGGTCGGTCGTCGGGCACGAACAGGTGCAGGTCTTTTATTTCAAAGACTGCCCAATATTCGGTCTGGAAACGGAGGCCGATGCGAGGTTCATCCCTTTCCAGCCGCCGCCGCGCGCTACGCCTGTGTTGCTGCTCAGCGACCTGGGCATCGCCGCCCCGGAG encodes:
- a CDS encoding dihydrofolate reductase family protein: MRKLKIIEHISLDGVIQHSDDDDDFPYSDWTAPYRTPAGRDALIAAQGASFDLLLGRRTYDIWSGFWPKAPSSPMADGLNAATKYIATHRPESLEWGPFEGLGPDIVEGVGRLKSQDGPELILWGSSTLTSTLLEHGLADEVLLVVYPVLLGTGKRFFAEGTPARSFELVSTTAMPSGIILSTYKVAGPLKTA
- a CDS encoding MoxR family ATPase; protein product: MKYATVFDPKYPLLPPTGKPAAGRDLRDGSFYVFTEPLERDPTVLVVKVALATGRPLLLCGAPGSGKSSLAAFVARTMNWNYFEQVITSRTRAQDLMWSFDAVRRLRDAQARSEVEELTAYIEPRVLWWAFNPVDALRRGRSAPPQPDTPPTEGDEGQRNAMLRGYLHPSVVLLDEIDKADPDVPNDLLVAIGSQRFRVTETDHEVKSELTPLVIITSNNERALPAAFVRRCIVHRLEPPDAVRLVEIANQHFPEQGQQQELFKQLAARVVEMRGNAAERGGPTPSTPEYLDAVRACLQLNIFPGDTPEWRIIQAAVFDKQVEG
- a CDS encoding toll/interleukin-1 receptor domain-containing protein, which translates into the protein MQCLPHKPKVFISHSTKTGDPLAVCFLDRLYQTLKQARNNDGTEAFEVLLDKTNILTGEKWSEVIREWVLSCDAAIVLLSEAAARSDYVKQEVTLLQQRRQFHPNHLMLLPVCFPQVTEAYLKKRMGPQQITERQMLRLTETNEAQVLEELLLFLNLLPQRIPQHKIEEHLFSFFCFSFADEELKRISDALAIGPLLAGAQIDRAQMIVRALLRAETEPSVFRFRRLRTMLDGMRIKKLDQCQRSLLLDFVFPFCWVNAEAASKLPDIAARVPRTRAVAWAREWGLSERMYLLRGYCHPRACAVYVSNLDGGGRKPIGSHDSFLEHIVSCLYHAFFHRPPKGRYEDAREKLRKVIEDREQEGEPVFLIIPLDAVDKDRAEMILDEFPNVTLFFHSETLTQTGFADLELPCADFLAPPLDLETERDAYVEYGRLLKLIGEPLDRLDNP